From Streptomyces sp. 6-11-2, one genomic window encodes:
- a CDS encoding TrkA family potassium uptake protein gives MKLPGHDAIARQADEHLVTHRVKLPRKVVERPIRQVGKRLFLAVLVLLVTVVIVYADREGYQDSAKEAPMDLIAAAYYATVTLSTTGYGDVTPVSDSARLTNIFVITPLRVIFLIILVGTTLEVLTERTREEWRLNRWRSTLRDHTVVVGFGTKGRSALQTVCAAGLKKQQVVVVDPSAKVVDAATAEGYAGVVGDATRSEVLMRAEVQRARQIIIATQRDDTAVLVTLTARQINRAAKIVAAVREEENAPLLKQSGADAVVTSASAAGRLLGLSVLSPAASMVLEDLIQQGSGLDIIERPVIKAEVGQDPRDMDDLVVSVLRGHRVLGYDDPSVRELELTDRLITIVRATPGTKVTPDTRPLPQD, from the coding sequence GTGAAACTTCCGGGCCATGACGCGATCGCCCGCCAGGCGGACGAGCATCTCGTGACCCATCGGGTGAAGCTCCCTCGAAAAGTCGTGGAGCGCCCGATACGTCAGGTCGGCAAACGGCTGTTCCTGGCGGTGCTGGTGCTGCTCGTGACGGTCGTGATCGTCTACGCCGACCGTGAGGGATACCAGGACAGTGCCAAAGAAGCCCCGATGGACCTCATCGCCGCGGCGTACTACGCGACGGTGACCCTCTCCACCACCGGATACGGCGACGTCACCCCCGTCAGCGACAGCGCGCGTCTCACCAACATCTTCGTCATCACCCCGCTGCGTGTGATCTTCCTGATCATCCTGGTCGGCACCACACTCGAAGTCCTCACCGAGCGAACCCGTGAGGAATGGCGTCTGAATCGCTGGAGGTCCACTTTGCGCGATCACACCGTCGTGGTCGGATTCGGCACGAAGGGGAGGTCCGCGCTCCAGACCGTCTGTGCGGCCGGGCTGAAGAAGCAGCAGGTCGTCGTGGTCGACCCCAGCGCCAAGGTGGTCGACGCGGCCACGGCGGAGGGCTACGCGGGCGTGGTCGGAGACGCCACCCGCAGCGAGGTGCTCATGCGGGCCGAGGTGCAGCGGGCACGGCAGATCATCATCGCCACCCAACGGGACGACACCGCCGTGCTGGTCACGCTGACGGCCCGGCAGATCAACCGGGCGGCGAAGATCGTCGCGGCGGTGCGGGAGGAGGAGAACGCGCCGCTGCTCAAGCAGTCCGGGGCCGATGCCGTCGTCACCAGCGCGAGCGCGGCGGGGCGGCTGCTCGGGCTGTCCGTGCTCAGTCCGGCCGCGAGCATGGTCCTGGAGGACCTCATCCAGCAGGGCAGCGGCCTGGACATCATCGAACGGCCCGTCATAAAGGCCGAGGTGGGCCAGGACCCACGGGACATGGACGACCTGGTGGTGAGTGTGCTGCGCGGACACCGGGTGCTGGGCTACGACGACCCGTCCGTACGGGAACTGGAGCTGACCGACCGTCTGATCACCATCGTCCGGGCCACGCCGGGAACGAAGGTCACCCCTGACACACGGCCGCTTCCCCAGGACTGA
- a CDS encoding NTP transferase domain-containing protein: MTSYEPLAHDAVVLAGGAARRLGGADKPGLRVGGRALLDRVLAACVDADTTVVVADPRPTARPVRWAREEPAGAGPLAALDAGLRHTTADHVVVLSADLPFLERDTVRRLLTALRAGRADGVLLTDADGRDQPLVAAYRAQALRRALAALARAASEDGSARDGALTGLPLRRLTAALDLTRVPDDVASFDCDTWDDIVIARARIREHGHVLDEWISAVKDELGIDLDVDTRALLDLARDAAHGVARPAAPLTTFLVGYAAAQAKGGPEAVAEAARKAAALAQRWADETTGGTGTPDVAPDATPDTRPDV; encoded by the coding sequence GTGACCTCCTACGAGCCCCTCGCCCACGACGCCGTCGTGCTCGCCGGAGGAGCCGCCCGGCGGCTCGGCGGCGCGGACAAGCCCGGCCTGCGCGTCGGCGGCCGCGCGCTGCTCGACCGCGTGCTCGCCGCCTGCGTCGACGCGGACACGACGGTGGTGGTCGCCGACCCCCGCCCCACCGCGCGGCCCGTGCGCTGGGCACGCGAGGAACCGGCCGGCGCCGGCCCGCTCGCCGCGCTCGACGCCGGACTGCGCCACACCACGGCGGACCATGTCGTCGTACTCTCCGCCGACCTGCCGTTCCTCGAACGCGACACGGTACGGCGGCTGTTGACCGCCCTGAGGGCCGGCCGGGCCGACGGCGTGCTGCTCACCGACGCCGACGGCCGCGACCAGCCGCTCGTGGCCGCCTATCGCGCGCAGGCGCTGCGCCGCGCGCTGGCCGCGCTCGCCCGCGCCGCTTCCGAGGACGGCTCCGCCCGGGACGGCGCCCTCACCGGGCTGCCGCTGCGCCGGCTCACCGCCGCGCTCGATCTCACCCGCGTCCCAGACGACGTCGCGTCCTTCGACTGCGACACCTGGGACGACATCGTCATCGCCAGAGCACGTATCAGGGAGCATGGGCACGTGTTGGATGAATGGATTTCCGCAGTCAAGGACGAGTTGGGCATCGATCTGGACGTCGACACCCGCGCGCTGCTCGACCTCGCCCGCGACGCCGCCCACGGCGTGGCCCGGCCCGCGGCACCCCTGACCACCTTCCTCGTCGGCTATGCGGCCGCGCAGGCCAAGGGCGGCCCCGAAGCCGTCGCCGAGGCCGCCCGCAAGGCCGCGGCCCTCGCCCAGCGCTGGGCGGACGAGACCACCGGCGGCACCGGCACGCCCGACGTGGCGCCCGACGCCACGCCCGACACCCGCCCGGACGTCTGA
- a CDS encoding molybdopterin molybdotransferase MoeA, translating into MSGRGTRVGENVKNAEDAEDAEDAKNAKNAKNAEDAEDFDVEEALALVNEGSSRRAPEPGRGRAGRGGTPVSGSASFEDHGSAGAGHGTPHPAHAQKARHQAIAWPQARETAARAARAGARRAPVPVPLEAALGLVLAAPLTALCDLPSFDTSAMDGWAVAGPGPWNVRDEGVLAGHDEPEPLTDGEAVRVATGARVPQDTTAVLRSEHGRTDAKGRLYATEESGHGKDIRPRGQECRSGDQLLPVGTLVTPVVLGLAAAAGYDTLTTVPRPRVDVLVLGDELLTEGLPHDGRIRDALGPMLPPWLRALGAEVTRVRRIGDDAKALHKAVTGSQADVIVTTGGTAAGPVDHVHPTLRRIGAELLVDGVQVRPGHPMLLARTKENQHLVGLPGNPLAAVSGLLTLAEPLLRTLAARPAPEPYTLPLTDAVHGHPDDTRLVPVVLRGDRAVPLHYNGPAMLRGVAAADALAVVPPGGARPGREAELLDLPWAAAGIGVCFT; encoded by the coding sequence ATGTCCGGCCGTGGCACGCGGGTCGGCGAGAACGTCAAGAACGCCGAGGACGCCGAGGACGCCGAGGACGCCAAGAACGCCAAGAACGCCAAGAACGCCGAGGACGCCGAGGACTTCGACGTGGAGGAGGCGCTCGCCCTGGTGAACGAAGGCAGCAGCCGGCGTGCCCCCGAGCCCGGCCGGGGCCGGGCGGGACGCGGCGGCACCCCCGTATCCGGCTCCGCCTCCTTCGAGGACCACGGGAGCGCCGGTGCAGGTCACGGCACCCCGCACCCCGCGCACGCCCAGAAGGCCCGCCACCAGGCCATCGCCTGGCCGCAGGCCCGCGAGACCGCCGCCCGCGCGGCCCGTGCCGGTGCCCGCCGGGCCCCCGTCCCGGTACCCCTCGAGGCTGCCCTGGGACTGGTCCTGGCCGCGCCCCTGACCGCCCTGTGCGACCTGCCCTCCTTCGACACCTCCGCCATGGACGGCTGGGCGGTCGCCGGCCCCGGCCCCTGGAACGTACGCGACGAGGGTGTCCTGGCCGGGCACGACGAGCCCGAACCGCTGACCGACGGTGAGGCGGTACGCGTCGCGACCGGCGCCCGCGTCCCGCAGGACACCACGGCCGTGCTGCGCAGCGAACACGGCCGCACCGACGCCAAGGGCCGGCTGTACGCCACCGAGGAGTCCGGGCACGGCAAGGACATCCGCCCGCGCGGGCAGGAGTGCCGCAGTGGCGACCAGTTGCTGCCCGTCGGCACCCTGGTGACCCCGGTGGTGCTCGGTCTGGCCGCGGCCGCCGGGTACGACACCCTCACCACGGTCCCCCGCCCCCGCGTCGACGTCCTCGTGCTCGGTGACGAACTGCTCACCGAGGGCCTGCCGCACGACGGACGGATCCGGGACGCGCTCGGCCCGATGCTGCCGCCCTGGCTTCGCGCGCTGGGCGCCGAGGTCACCCGTGTGCGCCGGATCGGCGACGACGCCAAGGCCCTGCACAAGGCGGTCACCGGGTCGCAGGCCGACGTGATCGTCACCACCGGGGGAACCGCCGCCGGACCGGTCGACCACGTCCACCCCACCCTGCGCCGCATCGGCGCCGAACTGCTGGTGGACGGCGTCCAGGTGCGCCCCGGCCACCCCATGCTCCTGGCCCGTACCAAGGAGAACCAGCACCTCGTCGGCCTGCCCGGCAATCCGCTCGCGGCCGTTTCGGGTCTGCTGACGCTCGCCGAGCCGCTGCTGCGCACTCTGGCCGCGCGCCCGGCCCCGGAGCCGTACACGCTGCCGCTGACGGACGCGGTGCACGGGCACCCGGACGACACCCGGCTCGTGCCCGTGGTGCTGCGCGGTGACCGCGCCGTTCCGCTGCACTACAACGGCCCCGCCATGCTGCGCGGCGTCGCGGCGGCCGATGCCCTCGCCGTCGTACCACCGGGTGGTGCCCGGCCGGGTCGGGAGGCCGAACTCCTCGACCTGCCCTGGGCCGCTGCCGGAATCGGGGTGTGTTTCACGTGA
- a CDS encoding NAD(P)H-quinone oxidoreductase gives MHAITIPEPGGPEALVWDEVPDPVPGEGEVLVEVAASAVNRADILQRQGFYNPPPGASPYPGLECSGRIAALGPGVSGWSVGDEVCALLAGGGYAEKAAVPAGQLLPVPDGVGLRQAAALPEVTCTVWSNVFMVAQLRPGETLLVHGGSSGIGTMAIQLARAVGAKVAVTAGTKEKLERCAELGAEILINYREQDFVEEIRRATDGNGADVILDNMGATYLDRNVQALAVNGRLAIIGMQGGVKGELNIGTLLGKRAAISATSLRARPLGEKAAIVAAVREHVWPLFADGHVRPVVDQELPMSDAATAHRILEESGHIGKVLLVTS, from the coding sequence ATGCATGCGATCACGATTCCCGAACCCGGTGGGCCCGAGGCGTTGGTGTGGGACGAGGTACCGGATCCCGTGCCCGGCGAGGGAGAGGTGCTGGTCGAGGTGGCGGCGAGCGCCGTCAACCGGGCCGACATCCTGCAACGGCAGGGCTTCTACAACCCGCCGCCCGGTGCTTCCCCGTACCCCGGTCTGGAGTGCTCCGGGCGGATCGCGGCGCTCGGTCCCGGGGTGTCCGGCTGGTCCGTCGGCGACGAGGTGTGCGCGCTGCTCGCGGGCGGTGGTTACGCCGAGAAGGCCGCCGTTCCGGCCGGTCAGCTGCTGCCCGTGCCCGACGGCGTCGGCCTGAGGCAGGCCGCGGCGCTGCCGGAGGTGACCTGCACCGTCTGGTCCAACGTCTTCATGGTCGCCCAGCTGCGCCCCGGCGAGACGCTGCTCGTGCACGGCGGCTCCAGCGGCATCGGCACGATGGCGATCCAGCTCGCCCGGGCCGTGGGCGCGAAGGTCGCCGTGACCGCGGGCACCAAGGAGAAGCTCGAGCGCTGCGCCGAACTGGGCGCCGAGATCCTGATCAACTACCGCGAGCAGGACTTCGTCGAGGAGATCCGACGGGCCACGGACGGGAACGGCGCCGACGTGATCCTCGACAACATGGGCGCCACGTACCTGGACCGCAACGTCCAGGCCCTCGCCGTCAACGGCCGGCTCGCGATCATCGGTATGCAGGGCGGGGTCAAGGGTGAGCTGAACATCGGCACCCTGCTCGGCAAGCGGGCCGCGATCAGCGCGACCTCGCTGCGCGCCCGCCCGCTCGGCGAGAAGGCGGCCATCGTCGCCGCCGTGCGCGAACACGTCTGGCCGCTGTTCGCCGACGGGCACGTCCGGCCGGTGGTCGACCAGGAGCTCCCGATGAGCGACGCCGCGACCGCCCACCGGATCCTGGAGGAGAGCGGCCACATCGGCAAGGTGCTTTTGGTGACGTCCTGA